Proteins encoded within one genomic window of Suricata suricatta isolate VVHF042 chromosome 17, meerkat_22Aug2017_6uvM2_HiC, whole genome shotgun sequence:
- the TEN1 gene encoding CST complex subunit TEN1, with protein sequence MLPKPGTYYFPWEVSGGQVPDGGTLRTFGRLCLYDPAQSRVTLRAQHGPDEHQVLVCTKLVEPFRAQLDSMYLVLGELERQDGGSVVKARVLTCVEGMNLPLLEQAVREQRRYQQERDSSQQRVAVPDNCPPQTCR encoded by the exons ATGCTGCCCAAACCTGGGACCTACTACTTCCCCTGGGAAGTCAGTGGCGGCCAAGTTCCCGACGGGGGCACCCTGAGAACATTCGGAAG ATTGTGCCTGTATGATCCGGCCCAGTCCCGAGTCACCTTGAGGGCCCAGCACGGACCTGACGAGCACCAGGTCCTGGTCTGCACCAAGCTGGTGGAGCCGTTCCGAGCCCAGCTGGACTCCATGTACCTGGTCCTGGGGGAGCTCGAGCGTCAGG ACGGAGGCTCCGTGGTGAAGGCGCGGGTGCTGACTTGTGTGGAAGGGATGAATCTCCCCTTGCTCGAACAAGCCGTCCGGGAGCAGAGGAGGtaccagcaggagagggacagcaGCCAGCAGCGAGTGGCGGTTCCTGACAACTGTCCCCCCCAAACCTGCcgctga
- the CDK3 gene encoding cyclin-dependent kinase 3 isoform X2, which translates to MDVFQKVEKIGEGTYGVVYKAKNKETGQLVALKKIRLDLETEGVPSTAIREISLLKELKHPNIVRLLDVVHCEKRLYLVFEFLSQDLKKYMDSTPASGLPLHLVKSYLFQLLEGVSFCHSHRVIHRDLKPQNLLIDELGAIKLADFGLARAFGVPLRTYTHEVVTLWYRAPEILLGSKFYSTAVDVWSIGCIFAEMVTRRALFPGDSEIDQLFRIFRTLGTPDEAMWPGVTQLPDYKGSFPKWTRKGLEEIVPGLEPAGKDLLMQLLQYDPSQRISAKAALAHPYFLAAEAPQAPHQRVLERFCR; encoded by the exons ATGGACGTGTTCCAGAAGGTAGAGAAGATCGGAGAGGGCACCTATGGGGTGGTGTATAAGGCCAAGAACAAGGAGACGGGGCAGCTTGTGGCCCTCAAGAAGATCAGGCTGGATTT GGAAACTGAGGGAGTCCCAAGCACTGCCATCAGGGAGATCTCCCTGCTCAAAGAGCTGAAGCACCCCAACATCGTCAg GCTGCTGGACGTGGTGCACTGTGAGAAGAGGCTGTACCTGGTGTTCGAGTTCCTCAGCCAGGACCTGAAGAAGTACATGGACTCCACGCCGGCCTCCGGGCTCCCCCTGCACTTGGTCAAG AGCTACCTCTTCCAGCTGCTGGAGGGGGTGAGCTTCTGCCACTCCCACCGGGTCATCCACCGAGACCTGAAGCCCCAGAATCTGCTCATCGACGAGTTGGGTGCCATCAAGCTGGCTGACTTTGGACTGGCGCGAGCCTTCGGGGTGCCCCTACGCACCTACACCCACGAG GTGGTGACACTTTGGTATCGCGCGCCTGAGATCCTCTTGGGCAGCAAGTTCTATTCCACGGCCGTGGATGTCTGGAGCATTGGCTGTATCTTTGCCGAGatg GTAACCCGTCGAGCCCTGTTTCCTGGCGACTCTGAGATTGACCAGCTCTTTCGAATCTTTCGAACCCTGGGGACGCCCGATGAAGCCATGTGGCCAGGAGTCACCCAGCTGCCTGACTATAAGGGCAGTTTCCCCAAGTGGACCCGGAAGGGGCTGGAGGAGATTGTACCTGGTCTGGAACCAGCGGGCAAGGACCTGCTCATG caaCTCCTGCAGTACGACCCCAGCCAGCGGATCTCCGCCAAGGCCGCCCTCGCACACCCGTACTTCTTGGCCGCtgaggccccccaggccccccaccagCGCGTGCTGGAGCGTTTCTGCCGCTAA
- the CDK3 gene encoding cyclin-dependent kinase 3 isoform X1 has product MDVFQKVEKIGEGTYGVVYKAKNKETGQLVALKKIRLDLETEGVPSTAIREISLLKELKHPNIVRLLDVVHCEKRLYLVFEFLSQDLKKYMDSTPASGLPLHLVKSYLFQLLEGVSFCHSHRVIHRDLKPQNLLIDELGAIKLADFGLARAFGVPLRTYTHEVPQDRGERTAEGPSREHSATLHDAAFSPPQVVTLWYRAPEILLGSKFYSTAVDVWSIGCIFAEMVTRRALFPGDSEIDQLFRIFRTLGTPDEAMWPGVTQLPDYKGSFPKWTRKGLEEIVPGLEPAGKDLLMQLLQYDPSQRISAKAALAHPYFLAAEAPQAPHQRVLERFCR; this is encoded by the exons ATGGACGTGTTCCAGAAGGTAGAGAAGATCGGAGAGGGCACCTATGGGGTGGTGTATAAGGCCAAGAACAAGGAGACGGGGCAGCTTGTGGCCCTCAAGAAGATCAGGCTGGATTT GGAAACTGAGGGAGTCCCAAGCACTGCCATCAGGGAGATCTCCCTGCTCAAAGAGCTGAAGCACCCCAACATCGTCAg GCTGCTGGACGTGGTGCACTGTGAGAAGAGGCTGTACCTGGTGTTCGAGTTCCTCAGCCAGGACCTGAAGAAGTACATGGACTCCACGCCGGCCTCCGGGCTCCCCCTGCACTTGGTCAAG AGCTACCTCTTCCAGCTGCTGGAGGGGGTGAGCTTCTGCCACTCCCACCGGGTCATCCACCGAGACCTGAAGCCCCAGAATCTGCTCATCGACGAGTTGGGTGCCATCAAGCTGGCTGACTTTGGACTGGCGCGAGCCTTCGGGGTGCCCCTACGCACCTACACCCACGAGGTTCCGcaggacagaggggagaggaCGGCTGAGGGGCCGTCACGTGAACACTCAGCCACCCTGCATGATGCCGCTTTCTCGCCCCCACAGGTGGTGACACTTTGGTATCGCGCGCCTGAGATCCTCTTGGGCAGCAAGTTCTATTCCACGGCCGTGGATGTCTGGAGCATTGGCTGTATCTTTGCCGAGatg GTAACCCGTCGAGCCCTGTTTCCTGGCGACTCTGAGATTGACCAGCTCTTTCGAATCTTTCGAACCCTGGGGACGCCCGATGAAGCCATGTGGCCAGGAGTCACCCAGCTGCCTGACTATAAGGGCAGTTTCCCCAAGTGGACCCGGAAGGGGCTGGAGGAGATTGTACCTGGTCTGGAACCAGCGGGCAAGGACCTGCTCATG caaCTCCTGCAGTACGACCCCAGCCAGCGGATCTCCGCCAAGGCCGCCCTCGCACACCCGTACTTCTTGGCCGCtgaggccccccaggccccccaccagCGCGTGCTGGAGCGTTTCTGCCGCTAA
- the CDK3 gene encoding cyclin-dependent kinase 3 isoform X3 produces the protein MDVFQKVEKIGEGTYGVVYKAKNKETGQLVALKKIRLDLETEGVPSTAIREISLLKELKHPNIVRLLDVVHCEKRLYLVFEFLSQDLKKYMDSTPASGLPLHLVKSYLFQLLEGVSFCHSHRVIHRDLKPQNLLIDELGAIKLADFGLARAFGVPLRTYTHEVVTLWYRAPEILLGSKFYSTAVDVWSIGCIFAEMVERGTDMATGRPQAGSCGVGEKIGILSTAVGGISYLVLDSVGQGSGPHTPSPSLQVTRRALFPGDSEIDQLFRIFRTLGTPDEAMWPGVTQLPDYKGSFPKWTRKGLEEIVPGLEPAGKDLLMQLLQYDPSQRISAKAALAHPYFLAAEAPQAPHQRVLERFCR, from the exons ATGGACGTGTTCCAGAAGGTAGAGAAGATCGGAGAGGGCACCTATGGGGTGGTGTATAAGGCCAAGAACAAGGAGACGGGGCAGCTTGTGGCCCTCAAGAAGATCAGGCTGGATTT GGAAACTGAGGGAGTCCCAAGCACTGCCATCAGGGAGATCTCCCTGCTCAAAGAGCTGAAGCACCCCAACATCGTCAg GCTGCTGGACGTGGTGCACTGTGAGAAGAGGCTGTACCTGGTGTTCGAGTTCCTCAGCCAGGACCTGAAGAAGTACATGGACTCCACGCCGGCCTCCGGGCTCCCCCTGCACTTGGTCAAG AGCTACCTCTTCCAGCTGCTGGAGGGGGTGAGCTTCTGCCACTCCCACCGGGTCATCCACCGAGACCTGAAGCCCCAGAATCTGCTCATCGACGAGTTGGGTGCCATCAAGCTGGCTGACTTTGGACTGGCGCGAGCCTTCGGGGTGCCCCTACGCACCTACACCCACGAG GTGGTGACACTTTGGTATCGCGCGCCTGAGATCCTCTTGGGCAGCAAGTTCTATTCCACGGCCGTGGATGTCTGGAGCATTGGCTGTATCTTTGCCGAGatggtagagagagggacagacatgGCGACAGGGAGGCCACAGGCAGGgtcctgtggggtggggg AAAAGATCGGGATTCTGAGCACAGCCGTAGGAGGGATATCTTATCTGGTGTTGGATTCTGTAGGACAAGGGAGTGGACCCCACACCCCATCTCCCTCATTGCAGGTAACCCGTCGAGCCCTGTTTCCTGGCGACTCTGAGATTGACCAGCTCTTTCGAATCTTTCGAACCCTGGGGACGCCCGATGAAGCCATGTGGCCAGGAGTCACCCAGCTGCCTGACTATAAGGGCAGTTTCCCCAAGTGGACCCGGAAGGGGCTGGAGGAGATTGTACCTGGTCTGGAACCAGCGGGCAAGGACCTGCTCATG caaCTCCTGCAGTACGACCCCAGCCAGCGGATCTCCGCCAAGGCCGCCCTCGCACACCCGTACTTCTTGGCCGCtgaggccccccaggccccccaccagCGCGTGCTGGAGCGTTTCTGCCGCTAA
- the EVPL gene encoding envoplakin, whose amino-acid sequence MFKGLSKGSQGKGSPKGSPAKGSPKGSPSKHSRAATQELALLISRMQASADQVERDILETQKKLQQDRAHSGQNQALKHRQEVGRSLKEAEVLLKDLFLDVDKARRLKHPQAEEIEKDIKQLHERVTQECAEYRALYEKIVLPPDVGPRVDWARVLEQKQKQVCEGQYGPGMAELEQQIAEHNILQKEIEAYGQQLRSLIGQDANTIRSQYRDLLKAASWRGQSLGSLYTHLQGCTRQLTVLGQQQQDILQQDWSDLMADPEGVRRQYEHFKQHELLSQEQSVNQLEDDGERMVELGHPAAGPIQTHQEALKMAWQNFLNLCICQESQLQHVEAYRRFQEEADSVSQTLAKLRSSLDTQCSPAPGGPPGAATELLHQLEAEKQQLAVAEKTVGDLQQRSQQVAPLQQRRNPPQQPLHVDSICDWDSGEVQLLRGEQYTLVDNTDQHTWVVRGPGGETKRAPAACFCIPAPDPEAVATASKLASELQALKQKLATVQSHLTAGTTQPLQAGQQAPPASAPEDPQAQKLLTRMTRLDGDLGQIERQVLAWVRAPLSRTAPLEDLEGRIQSHKDTAQRLQSLGAEKEAAQKECEVFLSGRPVGPVALHLPVALNSVKNKHSDVQVLYNLYGEKARAALGLEQQIQDAERIIGGFESSVAQEAPLPASPGALQDRVCELQRLRRELLEQQACMLGLHRELKATEHACGTLQNNLHEFCQDLPRQQRQARALTDRYHAVGDQLDLREKMLQDASLTYQQFKNCRDDLSFWLEHLPHSQVRPSDGPSQVAYKLQVQKRLQQEIQGREQDRAMASRLSQDLQAALQDYELQADTYRCSLETSQAGAAPNRPRVAPLQESIQAQERDLTKAYTEVAATCQQQLCQLEFARRMLEKKELSEDSQVTQDAAQGSEGPARAGKGSEALKSQLEEERKRVAEVQHELEEQRNQLLQLRTQRPLERLEEKEVVEFYRDPQLESDLSRVQSQVEDEGRKRAGLQADLEATAQRVVQLESKRRATQPHLLTKEVTQIERDPGLDSQAAQLSSEIQQLQGQNATVSARLEELKRELLALEKKEPNVKETVVVKEVVKVKKDLEMLKAAQALRLQLEEDTAQRKGAQEAAAKLQARIDELERAIGAVEPKVIVKEVKKVEQDPGLLEEAVRLRSLLEETRSENVALAHELEELRAKRSVVEKQKPRVELQEHVHETFHVAPETQQEMTRLRAQLQETVSQRSCVEKAVEALLPDLAALRAQKPAVEYKQVMQEVVKHEQSPEVLREIDRLKAQLNELVNSSGRAQEQLIRLQGERDAWRRERAKVETKTVNKEVVRREKDPVLEKEAKRLRQEVREAAQKRRAAEDAVSELQSKYLLLERRRPEEKVVVQEVVVTRKDPKLRDEHSRLSRSLDEEAARRRQLEREVQQLRAGVQEKEGLLSFGEDRGRKLAAERELRQLTLRIRELEKRPPVVQEKIITEEVVKLEKDPDLEKSTEALRQELDREKAQVTGLHRECKNLQVQIDVLQTAKSQEKTIYKEVIRVEKDRVLEGERSRAWEALSRERSARQGREGEVRRLRERIDKAEALGKTWAREEAELQKGREQAAQERRQLQQELRELERRKQQTVQHLQEEAQLLSQRTESERQKAAQRGQELAQLEAAILREKDQIHEKERTLRDLHAKVSREELSQETQTRETNLSTKISILEPETGKDMSPYEAYKRGIIDRDQYLQLQELECDWEEVTTSGPCGEESVLLDRKSGKQYSIEAALRCRRISKEEYHLYRDGRLPISEFALLVAGETKPCASLSIGSIISKSPLASPAPQAAGFFSPGLSLGLVDDSFPIAGVYDTTTDNKCTIKTAVAKNMLDPITGQKLLEAQAATGGIVDLLCRERYSVHKAMERGLIENTSTQRLLNAQKAFTGIEDPVTKKRLSVGEAVQKGWMPWEGVLPHLQAQHLTGGLIDPKRTGRIPVPQAVLSGMISEELARLLLDEAGYEKDLTDPISKERMSYKEAMGRCRRDPLSGLLLLPAALEGYRCGRTASPTVLRSLR is encoded by the exons GACCGAGCGCACAGCGGGCAGAACCAGGCCCTGAAGCACCGGCAGGAGGTGGGGCGCAGCCTGAAGGAGGCCGAGGTGCTGCTCAAGGACCTCTTCCTGGATGTGGACAAGGCCCGGCGGCTCAAGCACCCGCAGGCCGAGGAGATCGAGAAGGA CATCAAGCAGCTGCACGAGCGGGTGACCCAGGAGTGTGCCGAGTACCGCGCCCTGTACGAGAAGATCGTGCTGCCGCCGGACGTGGGGCCCAGAGTGGACTGGGCGCGGGTGCTGGAGCAGAAACAG AAGCAGGTCTGCGAGGGCCAGTACGGGCCGGGCATGGCCGAGCTGGAGCAGCAGATCGCCGAGCACAACATCCTGCAGAAGGAGATCGAGGCCTACGGGCAGCAGCTGCGCAGCCTCATCGGGCAG GACGCAAATACTATCCGGAGCCAATACCGGGACCTCCTG AAGGCGGCCTCGTGGCGTGGGCAGAGCCTGGGCAGTCTGTACACGCACCTGCAGGGGTGCACGCGCCAGCTGACCGTCCTGggccagcagcagcaggacaTCCTGCAACAGGACTGGAGTGACCTGATGGCGGACCCTGAGGGCGTGCGGCGGCAGTacgag CACTTCAAGCAGCATGAGCTGCTGAGCCAGGAGCAGAGCGTGAACCAGCTGGAGGACGACGGGGAGCGCATGGTGGAGCTGGGACACCCGGCTGCGGGGCCCATCCAG ACCCACCAGGAGGCCCTGAAGATGGCGTGGCAGAACTTTCTGAACCTGTGTATCTGCCAGGAGAGCCAGCTGCAGCACGTGGAGGCCTACCGCCGG TTCCAGGAAGAGGCCGACTCTGTCAGCCAGACCCTGGCAAAGCTGCGCTCCAGCCTGGACACCCAGTGCAGCCCTGCCCCTGGGGGACCCCCAGGCGCCGCcacagagctgctgcaccagctGGAG gcagagaagcagcagctggCTGTCGCTGAGAAGACCGTTGGTGACCTGCAGCAGCGGAGCCAGCAGGTGGCCCCTCTGCAGCAGCGCAGGAACCCGCCCCAGCAGCCTCTGCACGTGGACAGCATCTGCGACTGGGACTCAGGAGAA GTGCAGCTGTTACGGGGTGAGCAGTACACGCTGGTGGACAACACCGACCAGCACACCTGGGTCGTGCGAGGCCCAGGTGGAGAGACCAAACGTGCCCCAGCTGCCTGCTTCTGCATCCCAGCTCCGGACCCTGAAGCCGTGGCCACAGCCTCCAA GCTGGCCTCAGAGCTGCAGGCCCTGAAGCAGAAATTGGCCACAGTCCAGAGCCACCTGACGGCCGGCACTACGCAGCCCTTACAGGCTGGCCAGCAGG CTCCCCCTGCCTCAGCCCCAGAAGACCCACAGGCCCAGAAGCTCTTGACACGGATGACCCGGCTGGATGGAGACCTAGGGCAGATAGAGAGGCAGGTGCTGGCCTGGGTCCGGGCCCCCTTGAGCCGCACGGCACCCCTGGAGGACCTGGAGGGCCGCATCCAGAGCCACAAG gacaCAGCCCAGCGGCTGCAGAgcctgggagcagagaaggaggcgGCTCAGAAGGAGTGTGAGGTGTTTCTGTCTGGCCGGCCCGTGGGCCCTGTGGCCCTGCACCTGCCCGTGGCCCTCAACAGTGTCAAGAACAAGCACAGTGATGTTCAGGTTCTCTACAACCTCTACGGGGAGAA AGCCAGAGCGGCCCTGGGTCTGGAGCAGCAGATCCAGGATGCAGAAAGGATCATTGGAGGCTTTGAGTCCTCTGTGGCGCAGgaggcccctctccctgccagccCAGGCGCGCTGCAGGACAGGGTCTGCGAGCTGCAG cgcCTGCGGAGGGAGCTGCTGGAACAGCAGGCCTGCATGCTGGGGCTGCACCGCGAGCTGAAGGCCACCGAGCATGCGTGCGGCACCCTGCAGAACAACTTGCATGAGTTTTGCCAAGATCTGCCCCGCCAGCAGCGCCAGGCGAGGGCCCTCACCGACCGCTACCACGCTGTGGGCGACCAGCTGGACCTGCG GGAGAAGATGTTGCAGGACGCCAGCCTCACCTACCAGCAGTTCAAGAACTGCAGGGACGACCTGAGCTTCTGGCTGGAGCACCTGCCGCACAGCCAGGTGCGGCCCAGCGACGGGCCCAGCCAGGTCGCCTACAAGCTGCAGGTGCAGAAG AGGCTTCAGCAGGAGATCCAGGGCCGAGAGCAGGACCGGGCCATGGCATCCCGCCTCTCCCAGGACCTGCAGGCAGCCCTCCAG gACTATGAGTTGCAGGCAGACACCTACCGCTGCTCCCTGGAGACCAGCCAGGCAGGGGCGGCCCCGAACAGACCCCGAGTGGCTCCCCTGCAGGAGAGCATCCAGGCCCAG gaGAGGGACCTGACAAAGGCCTACACAGAGGTGGCAGCCACATGCCAGCAGCAGCTATGCCAGCTGGAGTTTGCCAGAAGGATGCTCGAGAAG aaggAGCTCAGTGAGGATAGCCAGGTGACGCAGGATGCAGCGCAGGGGTCTGAGGGCCCAGCCCGAGCCGGGAAGGGGTCCGAGGCCCTGAAGTCccagctggaggaggagaggaagcggGTGGCCGAGGTGCAGCACGAGCTGGAGGAGCAGAGGAACCAGCTGCTGCAGCTGAGGACCCAGCGGCCTCTGGAGaggctggaagagaaggaagtggtGGAGTTCTACCGGGACCCCCAGCTGGAGAGCGACCTGTCCAGGGTGCAGTCCCAGGTAGAGGACGAGGGCAGGAAGCGGGCCGGCCTGCAGGCAGACCTGGAGGCCACGGCCCAGCGGGTGGTCCAGCTGGAGAGCAAGCGGAGGGCCACGCAGCCTCACCTGCTGACCAAGGAGGTCACCCAGATCGAGAGGGACCCTGGCCTGGACAGCCAGGCGGCCCAGCTCAGCAGCGAGATCCAGCAGCTGCAGGGACAGAACGCCACCGTCTCGGCCCGGCTGGAGGAGCTCAAGAGGGAATTGCTGGCCCTGGAGAAGAAGGAGCCGAACGTGAAGGAGACGGTCGTGGTGAAAGAGGTGGTCAAGGTGAAGAAGGACCTGGAGATGCTCAAGGCAGCCCAGGCCCTGAGGCTGCAGCTGGAGGAGGACACGGCGCAGAGGAAGGGGGCGCAGGAGGCCGCGGCCAAGCTGCAGGCTCGCATCGATGAGCTGGAGCGGGCGATCGGCGCCGTGGAGCCCAAGGTGATCGTGAAGGAGGTGAAGAAGGTGGAGCAGGACCCGGGCCTCCTCGAAGAGGCGGTGAGGCTGAGGAGCCTCCTCGAGGAGACCCGGAGCGAGAACGTGGCCCTGGCACATGAGCTGGAGGAACTGCGGGCCAAGCGAAGCGTGGTAGAGAAGCAGAAGCCCCGAGTCGAGCTCCAGGAGCACGTCCACGAGACCTTCCACGTGGCTCCGGAGACGCAGCAGGAGATGACGCGGCTCAGGGCCCAGCTGCAGGAGACGGTCAGCCAGAGGAGCTGCGTGGAGAAAGCGGTGGAGGCGCTGCTGCCTGACCTGGCCGCCCTGCGCGCCCAGAAGCCTGCCGTGGAGTACAAGCAGGTGATGCAGGAGGTGGTGAAGCACGAGCAGAGCCCCGAGGTGCTGCGGGAGATCGACCGCCTGAAGGCGCAGCTCAACGAGCTGGTCAACAGCAGTGGGCGGGCCCAGGAGCAGCTCATCCGGCTGCAGGGGGAGCGCGACGCGTGGAGACGGGAGCGCGCCAAGGTGGAGACCAAGACAGTGAACAAGGAGGTGGTGCGCCGCGAGAAGGACCCCGTGCTGGAGAAGGAGGCCAAGCGGCTGCGCCAGGAGGTGCGAGAGGCCGCGCAGAAGAGGCGGGCGGCCGAGGACGCGGTGTCCGAACTGCAGAGTAAGTACCTGCTGCTGGAGAGGAGGCGGCCCGAGGAGAAGGTGGTGGTGCAGGAGGTGGTGGTCACCCGGAAGGACCCAAAGCTCCGCGACGAGCACAGCCGGCTGAGCCGGAGCCTGGATGAGGAGGCGGCCCGGCGGCGGCAGCTGGAGCGGGAGGTGCAGCAGCTCCGGGCCGGCGTGCAGGAGAAGGAGGGCCTGCTCAGCTTCGGGGAGGACCGCGGCAGGAAGCTGGCCGCCGAGAGGGAGCTGCGGCAGCTGACCCTGAGGATCCGGGAGCTCGAGAAGCGGCCTCCCGTGGTACAAGAGAAGATCATCACGGAGGAGGTGGTCAAGCTGGAGAAGGACCCGGACCTGGAGAAGTCCACCGAGGCCCTGCGGCAGGAGCTGGACAGGGAGAAGGCCCAGGTGACAGGACTGCATCGGGAGTGCAAGAACCTGCAGGTCCAGATCGACGTCCTCCAGACGGCCAAGTCGCAGGAGAAGACCATCTACAAGGAGGTGATCCGGGTGGAGAAGGACCGGGTGCTGGAGGGCGAGCGGTCCCGCGCGTGGGAGGCGCTCAGCAGGGAGCGCTCGGCGCGGCAGGGCCGGGAGGGTGAGGTGCGGCGCCTGCGGGAGCGCATCGACAAGGCGGAGGCGCTGGGCAAGACGTGGGCCCGGGAGGAGGCGGAGCTGCAGAAGGGCCGCGAGCAGGCGGCCCAGGAGCGCCGACAGCTGCAGCAGGAGCTGCGGGAGCTGGAGAGGCGGAAGCAGCAGACGGTGCAGCATCTGCAGGAGGAGGCGCAGCTGCTCAGCCAGAGGACGGAGAGCGAGCGCCAGAAGGCGGCCCAGCGGGGCCAGGAGCTGGCGCAGCTCGAGGCGGCCATCCTCCGCGAGAAGGACCAGATCCACGAGAAGGAGAGGACCCTGCGGGACCTCCACGCCaaggtgagcagggaggagctCAGCCAGGAGACCCAGACCCGCGAGACCAACCTTTCCACCAAGATCTCTATCTTGGAGCCGGAGACGGGGAAGGACATGTCCCCGTACGAGGCCTACAAGAGGGGCATCATCGATCGAGACCAGTACCTCCAGCTACAGGAGCTGGAGTGCGACTGGGAGGAGGTCACCACCTCGGGCCCCTGTGGGGAGGAGTCTGTGCTCCTGGACCGCAAGAGCGGGAAGCAGTACTCCATCGAGGCCGCCCTGCGCTGCCGGCGCATCTCCAAGGAAGAGTACCATCTCTACCGCGACGGCCGCCTCCCCATCTCCGAGTTCGCTCTGCTCGTGGCAGGGGAGACCAAGCCCTGCGCCTCGCTCTCCATTGGCTCCATCATCTCCAAGTCCCCGCTCGCCTCCCCGGCCCCCCAGGCTGCCGGTTTCTTCTCTCCCGGCCTCTCCCTCGGGCTTGTTGATGACAGCTTCCCCATCGCCGGCGTCTACGACACAACCACAGACAACAAATGCACCATCAAGACGGCAGTGGCCAAGAACATGCTGGACCCCATCACCGGGCAGAAGCTGCTGGAGGCCCAGGCGGCCACGGGGGGCATCGTAGACCTCCTCTGCCGGGAGCGGTACTCCGTGCACAAGGCTATGGAGAGGGGGCTGATCGAGAACACCTCCACGCAGAGGCTGCTCAACGCCCAGAAGGCCTTCACAGGCATCGAGGATCCCGTCACCAAGAAGAGGCTGTCGGTGGGCGAGGCCGTCCAGAAGGGCTGGATGCCCTGGGAGGGCGTGCTCCCCCACCTGCAGGCGCAGCACCTGACTGGGGGGCTCATCGACCCCAAGAGGACCGGCCGCATCCCGGTCCCGCAGGCCGTGCTCTCCGGAATGATCAGCGAGGAGCTGGCCCGGCTCCTGCTGGATGAGGCCGGCTATGAGAAGGATCTGACAGACCCCATCTCCAAGGAGCGGATGAGCTATAAGGAGGCCATGGGGCGCTGCCGCAGGGACCCCCTGAGCGGCCTGCTGCTGCTCCCGGCTGCCCTGGAGGGGTACCGCTGCGGCCGCACCGCCTCCCCCACGGTCCTGCGCTCCCTGCGCTGA